TGGTTTAGCTTCTCGCATGAAAAAAAGCCCCAAAATCGGAGCAAAAAAGGTCTAAACCCACCTTTAAGTTGGCCTTAAAAGCAGGTTTAGAAATTGGTGCGCCTGGCAGGAATCGAACCTGCGCTTCCGGCTCCGGAGGCCGGCGCTCTATCCCCTGAGCTACAGGCGCATATGCTTAAACCTTATTCAAGGTCACCTATATATTATATCTTATTTCAGTTTAATTGCAAGTGTCTGCTAAATGGCAGTGAACCTCCCCCGCTTGTAGAAGTGGGGGCTTCAGGGAGCTTACCGGTAAGAATTTCTGGCAGCAACCTGTTCAGGTAGCCTCATCCACAAAGGATGCTTTCCTTCCTGCCGATTCTCCCGACAACAATGGTACAAACGGCTTTTGCCTCCCATCGGGCCCGGTTCCAGGCTTCTACTACTTTCTACTTCTCACGAAGCAGGCCGTAGATACTTGATGTTTTCGACACTCCAATCCAGTGTTCGAATCTCGCCATATTTGTGCTTGGCGTAGATATTCCTTGCGCCATGCACATCCCGATGGGATATGTACCCGCAATGACACTGATACGTCCTGCCGGAAGGCTTTTTCTTCCGACCACAGACAGGCCATGTCTGCGTAGTGTAACTCTCATCAATCTTGATCAGGTCGATACCAAGAGCAGCCAGCTTGTATGTAAGATAAGCCTGCAACAACCCGAATGGCCATTGGCTCATCTTTTGGTTTAAGCCGCGGGAATGACGTTTCTGCTTAAGGTTTTTCTTATTGCGCCTGGACGTGTTCCTTTGCACGCCCTCTACGTCGCCGACTACGACCGTTTTGACGCCCTGGTCGTTGGCCCAGGCGACAAACTTGTGGCTCATCTTGTGCAAAATGTCCCGCTGCTGGTTGTCCGTCTTGCTGCCTATGCGAGCAATGGCACAGGTGTATTTCTTCCACTTCCGGCTGCCTTTTTTGCACCGGCTGCGCTTTTGGTATATTTCCTTGAATTTCTTGTTGCGCAGCCGTTTGACGCTGCGCAGTTTCCGGGATGTGACAACCAACGCCTCACCCGTGTCGGCTACAGCGGCAATCCCATGAATTTCGCCCATATCGATGGCGGCGATGCCTCGATTGAGGTTTTCCCGGGGCTGGGTACCATCATCGTAGCTTATCGCCAGTATCAGCTTGCGGTCCCAGACAAGTTCAATCTCTTTGACTTTTCGTGGAGGGATGCGGTGGACGTGAACAATGATAGGTTTCTCCCGTTTACCGTTGTGGATGCCCATGGATAGCTCGATCTTGCCGTTAGGCTGGATGGTGAAACCGTCTTTTTTCCACCGGGTCGGGTAATTCTTTTTCTGCCGCCATGGGTAGCGGACATGTCCATGCCCTGCTTGTTTGGCTCTGTTGGCGTTGGTCCTGGCATCCAGGTAGCGTTCCTGCACAGCTTGGATACTCTGGCTATGCATATGATACCGACCCTTAGTAAGTTTTTGCAAGTCACTCTTGCCGATCCACTTACCGTTGGTTTTGTGGTATTCCCTGGCATAGTTGAGGCAGTCGTTCCATGCTTTTGCCGATTCCCGGTTGCAGGCAAACAATCTGTCCATCTCGTGTTTTGATGTCCGGAAAGTGGTCTTAAGAACGCGGATCATACCTTTTCACCTCTTTTTATCGCGTATCGACCACTTTCATTGTACCACAAAATGCCAACGATTGAAACATATGTTCTGGGGCAGTAACCGGCATTCATCCCCCACTT
This region of Pelotomaculum schinkii genomic DNA includes:
- a CDS encoding RNA-guided endonuclease InsQ/TnpB family protein, with protein sequence MIRVLKTTFRTSKHEMDRLFACNRESAKAWNDCLNYAREYHKTNGKWIGKSDLQKLTKGRYHMHSQSIQAVQERYLDARTNANRAKQAGHGHVRYPWRQKKNYPTRWKKDGFTIQPNGKIELSMGIHNGKREKPIIVHVHRIPPRKVKEIELVWDRKLILAISYDDGTQPRENLNRGIAAIDMGEIHGIAAVADTGEALVVTSRKLRSVKRLRNKKFKEIYQKRSRCKKGSRKWKKYTCAIARIGSKTDNQQRDILHKMSHKFVAWANDQGVKTVVVGDVEGVQRNTSRRNKKNLKQKRHSRGLNQKMSQWPFGLLQAYLTYKLAALGIDLIKIDESYTTQTWPVCGRKKKPSGRTYQCHCGYISHRDVHGARNIYAKHKYGEIRTLDWSVENIKYLRPAS